The genomic interval AGAATGCGGCAAAGTCGTCGGCTGTGATTGCGACATCACCAGTTGGGTTGGAGTATACGCTGCTGCGTATCTTGAGTTCTGTTGCCGCACTTGCCGCGGATGCTACCCCTACGAGTAGCAACGCTGCCACAAGTACGAGTGTAATCTTCTTTATCATGTCTTATCCTCCTCCTTAGCTTCGGGATGATGATGTGCCCTCTCCGTCCCCCAAGGGCGCGTGCCCTCTGGGACGGCAGCATTGGCATCTGGCAACCAACTTTCGTTGATTGTCGAATGCCATTTCACCCTCTCAATCCACAAAGCTGGATTACTGTTCCCCCTATTACAAACTCCCTTTTTAAATCTTTTGTGGTCGAAACGCCCAATAGAACCATGGAGAGCGTGATTTGCCATTCCAGATGACGTGCACGTAGCCCCCATCGACAATTAGCCACAATCGACAATTCAGTGAACTACCCCGCCCCCACCGACGGAGCTTCGTGGGGAGTTTGCTCTTTACGAGCCTCATCCTCACAGGCCTGTTCACACCGCCACTAGCCACTACTCCCTACCAGAGGTTCGGGAGCTACTTTAGCTACTTTACTTAGCATGTTCACTGCTCCGTTAACATCAGTTGCCACCGTCTTCGGGTAGTTCACTCACTCTGTATTGCGCCATACATCCACCGCCCTTCGGACATTGGACAGCAGGGCTGCGGCAATCCTCTGGGAGGGCCATGCACCAAGCCCGCAGTCTGGCCCAACATAGCGTATCCTGTCGCCAAACATGCGGTGGGCACGCTCGAGCCTTGACAGAATTACCTCTGGTGTCTCCAGCTCACTTACGAGCTTTTCGAGCAGCTCTGGCACCTTCCACACATTCGCCCCATATCTCTCGCTGAGCTGTGCGGCCATGGAATGAATATCTGTTCTGGCAATCCCCACCCTGAGGTATGTGTCCGTGTGCTCCAACACCGCGCGGTCAATCATCTCGAGGCTGGAGGGGTCAGAGGCGCACTCCACTCCCACCACGTCCACAGAGGACATGCAGCCAAGCTCATAGTAGAGGGGGGAATGAAGATGTATCTGCACATCAGCCCTGCATCCCTTCACAGCCCTGTCCAGTGCATCGAGGATGTCGTCCTCTGCGAGCATTATGCTGGGATTGAGCCCGAGGCTGGGCTCATCGAGGCTCACCACCTTCACGTCCAGACGATGAGCAGTACACGCATGCCTTATGAATGCCGAGATGCTTCTTGCCAGCTGGAGCAGCACGTCGGGGTAGTTCGATGGGCCAAACAGGGCAAGGTATAGCTCCACTGGCCCCGTGATGCACACCCTCACTCCAAGGGTTTTGCCCTGCTCCCTCCTCCATCTTCGAGCCACCCGCTCCACTGCCTCAAGCTCCAGTATGGCGGCGCTCTCATCATTCACCGCGAGAGGCTCGGTGCACTTCGAGGGGTCCTCTATGATATCGAGAAACATCCTGTTCATGTCCCTGAACTGGGGGTATGTGGGTACCTCCACGCCCGCACACACCTTCATCCACATCGCCTGCTCCA from Methermicoccus shengliensis DSM 18856 carries:
- a CDS encoding methionine synthase, which translates into the protein MDEALLTPLFDDVGSFPLPEGMSRVDVNTDDPAAVQRYLDVVEQAMWMKVCAGVEVPTYPQFRDMNRMFLDIIEDPSKCTEPLAVNDESAAILELEAVERVARRWRREQGKTLGVRVCITGPVELYLALFGPSNYPDVLLQLARSISAFIRHACTAHRLDVKVVSLDEPSLGLNPSIMLAEDDILDALDRAVKGCRADVQIHLHSPLYYELGCMSSVDVVGVECASDPSSLEMIDRAVLEHTDTYLRVGIARTDIHSMAAQLSERYGANVWKVPELLEKLVSELETPEVILSRLERAHRMFGDRIRYVGPDCGLGAWPSQRIAAALLSNVRRAVDVWRNTE